From Triticum urartu cultivar G1812 chromosome 2, Tu2.1, whole genome shotgun sequence, a single genomic window includes:
- the LOC125540158 gene encoding rust resistance kinase Lr10-like gives MSIFLVTALVVCLVSHGTDMTTASAAWDDQDFFRNCPPSRCSKDGPEIRFPLRLDSSNTPSSCGATCAKLACSGQSTIMLHPLLGPCNVNSINYTGALLNITPLTSACTMIQNLISISSPPAADHHCTSHYSRTGMLVGCSREFTPSGITQYPVYDDRGGYYASASAADTIAGPISCLSNKTHYSYLVATDAFMYDLPLDCKVISDAALPIFGTGYYGSKHDVEEGALQFYDIAVDWSEQEPLSIPSECQKCEQNRQRCAFSSQRNETFCLSQPHKGSRVKIIAATSSSAAFVVLLLMVAPALYLPLKTRYNEEIHLKVEMFLKTYGTSKPTRYTSSEIKKITRRFKDKLGRGGFGCVYKGELPNGVPVAIKMLEKSNGEGQEFINEVATIGRIHHTNIVRLLGFCSEGTRRALIYEFMPKDSLEKYIFSGNSIVSRELLAPDKMLDIALGIARGIEYLHQGCNQRILHLDIKPNNILLDYSFNPKISDFGLAKLCARDQSIITLTAARGTMGYIAPELYSRNFGGISYKSDVYSFGMLVLEMVSGRRNTDPSIGIQNQVYLPEWIYEKVMTGEELVLTLEVTAEEQEKTRQLAIVALWCIQWNPRNRQSMTKVVNMLLGNLQGLQMPLCPI, from the exons ATGAGTATATTCCTTGTCACAGCCCTGGTGGTCTGCCTTGTCAGCCATGGAACCGACATGACCACAGCTTCAGCAGCTTGGGATGACCAAGATTTCTTCAGAAACTGTCCGCCATCCCGGTGCAGCAAAGATGGACCCGAGATCCGGTTCCCACTCCGGCTTGATTCCAGCAATACACCATCATCCTGCGGTGCAACATGTGCGAAGCTAGCATGCTCAGGCCAATCCACTATCATGCTTCACCCACTTCTTGGCCCATGCAATGTCAACTCCATAAATTACACCGGTGCCCTCCTCAACATCACCCCGCTTACCTCCGCGTGCACAATGATTCAGaatctcatctcaataagttcaccACCGGCTGCTGACCACCACTGTACTTCACACTACAGCAGAACTGGAATGCTTGTAGGCTGCTCAAGGGAGTTCACGCCAAGCGGAATTACTCAGTATCCTGTCTATGATGACAGAGGTGGTTACTATGCTTCTGCCTCAGCTGCTGATACTATCGCTGGCCCAATCTCCTGCCTTAGCAACAAAACCCACTACTCGTATTTGGTGGCAACTGATGCATTCATGTATGATCTTCCATTGGACTGCAAGGTCATATCAGATGCCGCCCTCCCGATATTTGGCACAGGATATTATGGCTCCAAGCACGATGTTGAAGAAGGAGCCCTCCAATTTTATGACATAGCAGTCGACTGGAGTGAACAGGAGCCGTTATCCATTCCCTCTGAGTGCCAAAAATGCGAACAGAACAGGCAGCGCTGCGCATTCAGCTCACAAAGGAACGAAACATTCTGCTTGTCTCAACCCCATAAAG GTTCACGTGTAAAAATCATTGCAG CTACATCATCTTCGGCGGCATTTGTTGTTCTTCTGTTGATGGTGGCCCCTGCTCTCTATCTTCCGCTGAAGACAAGATACAATGAAGAGATACATTTGAAAGTCGAAATGTTTCTCAAGACATATGGTACATCAAAACCCACAAGGTACACTTCCTCCGAAATCAAGAAGATAACCAGACGATTCAAGGATAAATTAGGACGTGGTGGATTTGGGTGTGTGTACAAAGGTGAGCTACCAAATGGAGTTCCTGTGGCGATCAAGATGTTAGAGAAATCTAATGGAGAGGGGCAGGAATTCATCAACGAAGTTGCAACTATCGGGAGAATCCACCATACAAACATTGTCCGCCTCCTTGGCTTTTGCTCTGAAGGGACAAGAAGGGCTCTTATTTATGAATTCATGCCTAAAGATTCATTGGAGAAATATATATTCTCGGGTAATTCTATTGTTTCCCGAGAACTCCTGGCACCAGATAAAATGCTAGATATTGCTTTAGGCATTGCTAGAGGAATAGAATACTTGCATCAAGGATGCAATCAGCGCATCCTCCACTTGGACATCAAGCCTAACAATATCTTACTCGACTACAGCTTTAATCCGAAGATCTCAGACTTCGGCCTTGCAAAGTTGTGTGCACGGGACCAAAGCATCATTACCTTGACTGCAGCAAGAGGCACTATGGGCTACATTGCACCAGAACTATACTCTAGGAACTTTGGAGGGATATCCTACAAGTCAGATGTTTACAGTTTTGGCATGCTGGTGTTAGAAATGGTGAGTGGGAGGAGGAACACAGACCCAAGTATTGGGATCCAGAACCAGGTATATCTCCCAGAGTGGATCTATGAGAAAGTAATGACTGGAGAGGAATTGGTGCTTACTTTGGAAGTGACAGCAGAAGAGCAAGAAAAGACAAGACAGCTGGCTATTGTGGCACTTTGGTGTATTCAGTGGAACCCAAGAAACCGGCAATCGATGACAAAGGTGGTAAACATGTTATTGGGAAATTTGCAGGGTCTGCAGATGCCTCTTTGTCCCATCTGA